One Etheostoma cragini isolate CJK2018 chromosome 18, CSU_Ecrag_1.0, whole genome shotgun sequence DNA window includes the following coding sequences:
- the faua gene encoding FAU ubiquitin like and ribosomal protein S30 fusion a — translation MQLFLRAQNTHTLEVTGQETVGQIKAHVQDLEGLLVEDQVLLLAGSPLEDDASLASCGVSEHCTLEVAGRLLGGKVHGSLARAGKVRGQTPKVDKQEKKKKRTGRAKRRIQYNRRFVNVVPTFGKKKGPNANS, via the exons ATGCAGCTCTTCTTGCGTGCCCAGAACACTCACACCCTTGAGGTGACCGGACAGGAGACTGTTGGACAGATCAAG GCCCATGTCCAGGATCTAGAGGGTCTCCTGGTTGAGGATCAGGTGCTGTTGCTCGCTGGTAGCCCACTGGAGGATGATGCCTCCCTGGCATCCTGTGGTGTCTCAGAGCACTGCACCCTGGAGGTAGCTGGCAGGCTGCTGGGAG GTAAGGTTCACGGCTCTCTGGCCCGTGCCGGAAAAGTGAGGGGACAGACACCCAAG GTGGAcaagcaggagaagaagaaaaagaggactGGCCGTGCTAAGCGTCGCATCCAGTACAACAGGCGCTTTGTGAACGTGGTGCCCACCTTTGGAAAGAAGAAGGGACCCAACGCCAACTCCTAA